One genomic segment of Gottschalkia acidurici 9a includes these proteins:
- a CDS encoding M14 family metallopeptidase: MIVNTNIDYTYSVLEEDIKNLKSKYSFIETGIMGNSVLGKNLSYIKLGNGDNVVFYNGTHHGLEWITSVLLMKFIENFCEAFDKNKSIRGYNIKNIWDKSTIYIVPMVNPDGVDLVLNGIENVRFDYQRRLFKWNKGKKNFSDVWQANIRGVDLNHNYNASWRESKMSEVKNNIHGPGPTRYSGRFPESEPEAKAIADFTRFNNFNLVMALHSQGKEIFWNYRGMEPKTSREIAEKFSKVSGYEVSTPEGMASFSGYKDWFIEKYKRPGFTIEVGKGKNPLPISQFNEIYNDIEEMLLLASIITLQNSKGTS; the protein is encoded by the coding sequence TTGATTGTAAATACAAATATAGACTATACATACAGTGTTTTAGAAGAGGATATAAAAAATTTAAAATCAAAATATTCTTTTATAGAAACAGGAATTATGGGCAATAGTGTTTTAGGCAAAAATCTCAGTTATATAAAGTTAGGCAATGGAGATAACGTTGTTTTTTACAATGGTACTCATCATGGATTAGAGTGGATTACTTCTGTATTGCTAATGAAGTTCATAGAAAATTTTTGTGAAGCCTTTGATAAAAATAAATCTATAAGAGGATATAATATCAAAAATATATGGGATAAATCTACCATATATATAGTACCTATGGTTAATCCTGATGGGGTTGATTTAGTTTTAAATGGAATAGAGAACGTTAGGTTTGACTATCAAAGAAGATTATTCAAGTGGAACAAGGGCAAAAAAAATTTCTCTGATGTATGGCAGGCAAATATTAGGGGTGTAGATCTTAATCATAACTATAATGCTTCTTGGAGAGAATCTAAAATGTCTGAAGTCAAAAATAATATACATGGACCTGGTCCTACTAGATATTCAGGTAGATTTCCAGAATCTGAACCTGAAGCAAAAGCAATAGCTGACTTTACAAGGTTTAACAACTTCAATCTAGTTATGGCTTTACATAGTCAAGGAAAAGAAATATTTTGGAACTATAGAGGCATGGAGCCAAAAACCTCAAGAGAAATTGCTGAAAAGTTTTCTAAAGTAAGTGGATACGAAGTTTCCACTCCTGAAGGTATGGCTTCTTTTAGTGGGTATAAAGATTGGTTTATAGAGAAATATAAAAGACCTGGATTTACTATTGAAGTTGGAAAGGGAAAAAATCCACTTCCTATTTCTCAATTTAATGAAATATATAATGATATTGAAGAAATGCTACTCTTGGCATCTATTATAACTTTACAAAATTCAAAAGGGACTTCATAA
- a CDS encoding DUF3343 domain-containing protein, translating into MKEYYIAVFKSKNYAMQIFYTLENHGYYFFNLISTPAQISGGCGYSIKFNRLSDIEYFRIVAGDLNSILQGVYSVERINGKRYYENITI; encoded by the coding sequence ATGAAAGAATATTATATTGCAGTTTTTAAATCTAAAAACTATGCTATGCAAATATTTTATACTTTAGAAAACCATGGCTATTACTTTTTTAACCTTATATCTACTCCAGCTCAAATAAGTGGAGGGTGTGGATATTCTATAAAGTTTAATAGATTAAGTGATATTGAATATTTTAGAATTGTAGCTGGCGACTTAAATAGTATTTTACAAGGAGTATATTCTGTTGAAAGAATAAATGGAAAAAGATATTATGAAAATATAACTATTTAA
- a CDS encoding RrF2 family transcriptional regulator yields MRLSTKGRYGLKAMFELALHYGEGPIPLKNVADNQRISEHYLEQLIAVLRKNGLVNSVRGAQGGYMLVDSPNKITVGSIIRALEGDIAPSDCVIEDSNVCDRESKCVTKSVWIRIRDSINDVIDSITLQDMVEDYIEMNSDSEYMYFI; encoded by the coding sequence ATGAGATTATCGACTAAAGGAAGATATGGATTAAAAGCAATGTTTGAGTTAGCGCTTCATTATGGAGAAGGACCAATACCTTTAAAAAATGTAGCAGATAATCAAAGAATATCAGAGCATTATTTAGAACAATTGATAGCAGTTTTAAGGAAAAATGGACTAGTAAATAGTGTTAGAGGTGCTCAGGGTGGATATATGCTTGTAGATTCACCTAATAAAATAACAGTAGGAAGTATAATCAGAGCACTGGAAGGAGACATAGCTCCATCAGACTGTGTAATAGAGGATAGCAATGTTTGTGATAGAGAATCTAAGTGTGTTACAAAAAGCGTATGGATAAGAATAAGAGATAGTATAAATGATGTTATAGATTCGATAACATTACAAGATATGGTTGAGGATTATATAGAAATGAATAGTGATAGTGAATATATGTACTTTATATAG
- the nifS gene encoding cysteine desulfurase NifS — translation MTRQIYMDNAATTPMKQEVLDAMIPYFKEKFGNASSIYRIGREARKTLEESREKVASALGATSKEIYFTSGGSEADNWAIKGVAYANKEKGNHIITTKIEHHAVLHTCEYLEKDGFEVTYLDVDEYGLIDLDELKRAIRKETILITIMFANNEIGTIQPIKEIGQIAKENNIYFHTDAVQAIGNVAIDVKDMNIDLLSISGHKIYGPKGIGALYIKAGVKIHPIIYGGAQERRRRAGTENIPSIVGLAKAIEIANEKLEEHTNKLLKLREKLIKDISDKIDYIKLNGHPEKRLAGNVNFSFEFIEGEALLLSLDMVGIAGSSGSACTSGSLDPSHVLMALGLPHEIAHGSLRLSLGDFNTEEEIDYVVENLVTIVDRLRQMSPLYEKVRGN, via the coding sequence ATGACTAGACAAATATATATGGACAATGCTGCTACAACTCCGATGAAACAAGAGGTTTTAGATGCCATGATACCATATTTCAAAGAGAAGTTCGGAAATGCTTCTAGCATATATAGGATAGGAAGAGAAGCTAGAAAAACTCTAGAAGAATCTAGAGAAAAGGTTGCAAGTGCTTTAGGAGCAACGTCTAAAGAAATATACTTTACTAGTGGAGGCTCAGAGGCTGATAACTGGGCTATAAAAGGTGTAGCTTATGCAAATAAGGAAAAAGGTAATCATATCATAACTACTAAAATAGAGCATCATGCTGTTCTTCATACTTGTGAATATCTAGAAAAAGATGGTTTTGAAGTTACTTATCTAGATGTAGACGAGTACGGGCTTATAGATTTAGATGAATTAAAAAGAGCAATAAGAAAAGAAACTATATTAATAACTATCATGTTTGCAAATAATGAAATCGGTACTATACAGCCTATTAAAGAAATAGGACAAATAGCGAAAGAAAATAATATATACTTTCATACAGATGCCGTACAAGCGATTGGAAATGTGGCGATAGATGTTAAGGACATGAATATAGACTTACTCTCTATATCAGGACATAAGATATATGGACCTAAAGGTATAGGAGCTCTTTATATAAAAGCAGGAGTTAAAATTCATCCAATCATTTATGGTGGTGCACAAGAAAGAAGAAGAAGAGCAGGTACTGAAAATATTCCTTCAATAGTTGGGCTTGCAAAAGCAATAGAAATTGCTAATGAGAAATTGGAAGAACATACAAATAAGTTGCTAAAACTTAGAGAAAAATTAATAAAAGATATAAGTGATAAGATAGATTATATAAAGCTAAATGGTCATCCAGAGAAAAGATTAGCTGGAAATGTTAACTTCTCTTTTGAATTTATAGAAGGTGAGGCCCTTTTATTAAGTCTTGATATGGTAGGAATAGCTGGATCAAGTGGTTCAGCATGTACATCAGGATCATTAGATCCTTCACACGTATTAATGGCTTTAGGACTTCCTCATGAAATAGCTCATGGATCATTAAGACTTTCATTAGGAGACTTCAATACAGAAGAAGAAATAGATTATGTAGTTGAAAATTTAGTTACTATAGTAGATAGACTTAGACAGATGTCACCATTATATGAAAAGGTAAGGGGGAACTAA
- the nifU gene encoding Fe-S cluster assembly scaffold protein NifU, with product MMYSEKVMEHFSNPRNVGEIQDADGIGEVGNAKCGDIMKMYLKIDNDVITDVKFKTFGCGSAIASSSMATEMIKGKTIKEALEFTNKAVVEALDGLPPAKIHCSVLAEQAVKSALIDYAKKNNIDIPELEKFELIDDEDLHAHGHDEE from the coding sequence ATAATGTACTCAGAAAAAGTTATGGAACACTTCAGTAATCCCAGAAATGTTGGAGAGATACAAGATGCAGATGGAATTGGTGAAGTTGGAAATGCAAAATGTGGAGATATAATGAAAATGTATTTAAAAATAGATAATGATGTTATTACTGATGTAAAGTTTAAAACTTTTGGATGTGGTTCAGCTATAGCATCATCAAGTATGGCAACTGAAATGATAAAAGGAAAGACTATAAAAGAAGCATTAGAATTTACTAATAAAGCAGTTGTTGAAGCCCTAGATGGACTTCCACCAGCAAAAATTCACTGTTCTGTTTTAGCTGAACAAGCTGTTAAGTCTGCATTAATAGATTATGCTAAAAAGAATAATATTGATATCCCTGAATTAGAGAAGTTTGAATTAATAGATGATGAAGATTTACATGCACATGGACATGATGAGGAATAG
- the mnmA gene encoding tRNA 2-thiouridine(34) synthase MnmA — MDKNTVVIGMSGGVDSSVAAYLLKKQGYNVIGVTMQIWQDKNPDAVEREGGCCSLSAVDDARMVANKLDIPFYVMNFKDVFKKTVIDYFVEEYGKGRTPNPCIACNRYVKFEELLRRALALDAYYVSTGHYCKIIYDEDKKRYLLKKSDAKEKDQTYALYNLTQDQLAHTLMPLGEFNNKEEVRKIARELDLVVAEKPDSQEICFVQDNDYGKFIEENADYNICPGNFVDTNGNILGKHSGITNYTIGQRKGLGLALGKPAYVVDIDPRKNIVIIGDNEDVFGTELLAHDLNFISIEKLTEPMNIKAKTRYTGIETKATIFPGNDGTVKVVFEEPVRAITPGQSVVFYEEDVVVGGGTILKK, encoded by the coding sequence ATGGATAAGAATACCGTAGTTATAGGAATGAGTGGAGGTGTGGACAGTTCTGTAGCTGCATACCTTTTAAAAAAGCAAGGATATAATGTTATAGGAGTAACTATGCAAATATGGCAAGATAAGAATCCTGATGCAGTAGAAAGAGAAGGTGGATGCTGTTCTCTTTCAGCTGTAGATGATGCAAGAATGGTAGCTAACAAACTTGATATTCCATTTTATGTAATGAACTTTAAAGATGTTTTTAAAAAAACAGTTATAGATTACTTTGTTGAAGAATATGGAAAAGGAAGAACACCTAATCCATGTATAGCATGTAATAGGTATGTAAAGTTTGAGGAACTTTTGAGAAGAGCATTAGCACTAGATGCTTATTATGTTTCAACTGGGCATTATTGTAAAATAATATATGATGAAGACAAAAAAAGATACTTATTAAAAAAATCTGATGCAAAAGAAAAAGATCAAACTTATGCACTTTACAATTTAACTCAAGATCAACTGGCACATACTTTAATGCCACTAGGTGAGTTTAATAATAAAGAAGAAGTAAGAAAAATAGCTAGAGAGCTAGATTTAGTAGTGGCAGAAAAGCCAGACAGTCAGGAGATATGCTTTGTTCAAGATAATGACTATGGGAAGTTCATAGAAGAAAATGCGGACTATAATATATGTCCAGGAAACTTTGTTGATACTAATGGTAATATATTAGGAAAACATAGTGGAATAACAAATTATACAATAGGACAAAGAAAAGGACTTGGACTAGCACTTGGAAAACCTGCGTATGTAGTAGATATAGATCCTAGAAAGAACATAGTAATTATTGGAGATAATGAAGATGTTTTTGGAACAGAATTACTAGCTCATGACTTAAACTTTATATCTATAGAAAAACTTACAGAACCTATGAATATAAAAGCAAAAACTAGATATACAGGAATTGAAACTAAAGCAACAATATTTCCTGGAAATGATGGAACAGTAAAAGTAGTGTTTGAAGAACCAGTAAGAGCTATAACACCTGGTCAGTCAGTAGTATTTTATGAAGAAGATGTAGTAGTTGGTGGAGGAACTATTTTAAAAAAATAA
- a CDS encoding PRC-barrel domain-containing protein, whose amino-acid sequence MIKESEIVGTPIINKNGDKVASIKEILYSKSRKKVNAFLISENGLFKRPQIVKFIDISELGKDAIFIENERTLKRHHSKIEDHFNYKEAIGKEVITDQGESLGFINDILIDKNEGAVVGFILTDGIIEDISTGRKVLPYDKDIVFGEDTIIISTSLNERFNKHKKDYKKLLELL is encoded by the coding sequence TTGATTAAAGAAAGTGAGATTGTTGGAACTCCAATTATAAATAAAAATGGTGACAAAGTTGCATCAATAAAAGAAATACTTTATTCGAAGTCTAGAAAGAAAGTAAATGCATTCTTAATATCTGAAAATGGACTTTTCAAACGTCCTCAAATAGTTAAATTTATAGATATAAGTGAACTAGGAAAGGATGCAATATTTATAGAAAATGAAAGAACACTAAAAAGACATCATTCCAAGATAGAGGATCACTTTAACTATAAAGAGGCTATAGGGAAAGAAGTAATAACAGATCAAGGAGAAAGTTTAGGGTTCATCAATGATATACTGATTGATAAAAATGAAGGAGCCGTAGTTGGATTTATACTAACAGACGGTATTATAGAAGATATAAGCACTGGGAGAAAGGTACTACCATACGATAAAGATATAGTTTTTGGAGAAGATACCATCATAATAAGCACTTCACTTAATGAAAGATTTAATAAACATAAAAAAGATTACAAAAAATTACTAGAATTACTTTAA
- a CDS encoding AI-2E family transporter, with protein MDYLVSLSKNLQSVLMALLLLLLIYYLINIGNKYVHINKRCIITKKHIMTFCFIVLGVIILFNFVKGKSVLKEVVLLIVYSAIISYILNPIVTYLERKGIKRSISILLIYLVIAVVVILIIMTIIPEISREFEKLIDLIPNYSNKMYDIFNNNYLKYAKRMENLPKGFDGINKIFSENLNKLELQLLKYLRNTTNSMINIITKSFKLIIVPIISFYFLQDKEYFKKKLYMLIPKKHRKDTLRLCREIDSVLTRFIKGQIITSIIVGFLTMVGLLIIRIDYAVIIGLVVALFEIIPYFGPVVGAVLTVIFGLLDSPSKAIWGLLILMIVQQLENSVIAPKIVGESVGLHPVIVMVVVILGGSYFGVLGMILAVPVSAIVKILFSFVVDKVSEQ; from the coding sequence ATGGATTACTTAGTATCTTTATCTAAAAACTTACAGAGTGTACTCATGGCTTTGCTTCTACTTCTATTGATATATTATTTAATAAATATAGGAAACAAATATGTTCATATAAATAAAAGATGTATTATAACAAAAAAACATATAATGACGTTTTGCTTTATAGTTTTAGGCGTTATAATACTATTTAATTTTGTTAAAGGTAAAAGTGTTTTAAAAGAGGTAGTTTTATTAATCGTATATTCTGCGATAATATCATATATTTTAAATCCTATAGTAACTTATTTAGAGAGAAAAGGTATTAAAAGAAGTATTTCGATTTTACTGATATATCTAGTTATTGCAGTTGTTGTAATATTGATTATAATGACTATAATACCTGAGATATCTAGAGAATTTGAAAAGTTAATAGATCTAATACCGAATTATAGCAATAAAATGTATGATATATTTAATAATAATTACTTAAAATATGCGAAGAGAATGGAAAATCTTCCAAAAGGATTCGATGGAATAAATAAAATTTTTTCCGAGAATTTAAACAAGTTGGAGTTACAATTATTAAAGTATTTAAGAAATACTACTAACTCTATGATAAACATAATTACAAAATCATTCAAATTGATAATAGTTCCTATAATTTCATTTTACTTTTTACAAGATAAAGAATATTTTAAAAAGAAACTATATATGCTAATACCTAAAAAGCACAGAAAAGACACTTTGAGATTATGTAGAGAAATAGATTCAGTTTTAACTAGGTTTATAAAAGGACAAATAATAACATCGATTATAGTAGGTTTTTTAACTATGGTAGGGTTATTAATTATTCGAATAGACTACGCTGTAATAATCGGATTAGTAGTAGCGTTGTTTGAAATCATACCTTACTTTGGTCCAGTTGTGGGTGCTGTGTTGACTGTTATATTTGGACTGCTAGATTCACCTTCAAAAGCAATATGGGGACTCTTAATACTTATGATAGTTCAGCAGTTAGAAAACAGTGTTATAGCTCCTAAAATAGTAGGAGAAAGTGTAGGTCTACATCCAGTAATAGTAATGGTAGTTGTAATATTAGGAGGAAGCTATTTTGGAGTACTAGGGATGATATTAGCAGTCCCCGTAAGTGCTATAGTTAAGATACTATTTTCTTTTGTAGTAGATAAAGTTTCTGAACAATAG
- the alaS gene encoding alanine--tRNA ligase: MKKLGSHEIRKIFLDFFKEKGHLVEKSFSLVPKNDKSLLLINAGMAPLKSYFLGTEQPPSKKMATCQKCIRTGDIDNVGKTARHGTFFEMLGNFSFGDYFKREAINLAWELMTERLELPAEKLWVSVYLEDDEAYDIWNKEIGISKDRIVRLGKEDNFWELEVGPSGPCTEIYIDRGEKYGCGSPDCKPGCDCDRYLEIWNLVFSQYDKDEKGNYNPLESKNIDTGMGLERISAVMQDTDNIFEIDTMQDIIKEVESITGKKYVSTDKDGMSFRVITDHIRAMTFLVSDGVIPSNEGRGYVLRRLIRRAARHGKLLGIKGLFLNELAIKVINSWGEAYPDLKEREAQIRKIIKVEEEKFEETIDQGINILNEYIKEVKANNKDILDGHHAFKLYDTYGFPLDLTKEILEEYKLTVDENEFNIEMEKQRQRARKAREEGDNHSWNTETTLNIDKDIKTIFEGYENLSLDTKISVIVSDKESENVLKAGEQGIVLLERTPFYAEGGGQAGDTGTITTNKVKAEVVDTKKGQEGQIIHIVKVIEGTLEVGQKVIAEVDVLKRVDTARNHSVTHILHQALKDVIGEHVNQAGSLVLADRMRFDFTHFEGVSRESLDKIEDIVNSKILEGLSVDIVETTLDEARNMGAQALFNEKYGDKVRLVKIGEYSKELCGGTHIKNSSQIGLFKILSEAGIASGVRRIEAVTGLKAYEYVKELEQQIYKVSELLKGNKKDIINKIQTMVEEHKSLEKEIGKLKSELTLSKLDDIINSAIKVEGISVICKRIDDLNGDSLRQLGDKIKDKLGSVLIVLGSSKDDKVSFISMATKDLIGKGIHAGNIIREVAKIAGGGGGGRPDMAQAGGKHVEKIDEALSVVSDIVKAQLK, translated from the coding sequence ATGAAAAAACTTGGATCACATGAAATAAGAAAAATATTTTTAGATTTTTTTAAAGAAAAAGGACACTTAGTAGAAAAAAGTTTTTCATTAGTGCCTAAGAATGATAAAAGTTTATTACTAATAAACGCTGGAATGGCTCCTTTAAAATCTTATTTTTTAGGAACAGAACAACCACCAAGCAAGAAGATGGCAACATGTCAAAAATGTATTAGAACTGGAGACATTGATAATGTAGGAAAAACTGCAAGACATGGTACGTTTTTTGAAATGCTAGGAAACTTTTCGTTTGGAGACTACTTTAAAAGAGAAGCAATAAACTTAGCATGGGAACTTATGACTGAGAGATTAGAACTTCCAGCTGAAAAATTATGGGTATCTGTTTACTTAGAAGATGACGAAGCTTATGACATATGGAATAAAGAAATAGGTATAAGCAAAGATAGAATTGTTAGACTAGGAAAAGAAGATAACTTCTGGGAATTAGAGGTGGGACCATCTGGACCATGTACAGAGATATATATAGACAGAGGTGAAAAATATGGTTGTGGAAGTCCTGACTGTAAACCTGGATGTGACTGTGATAGATATCTAGAAATATGGAATTTAGTATTTTCACAATATGACAAAGATGAAAAAGGAAACTATAATCCACTAGAGTCAAAAAATATAGATACAGGTATGGGGCTGGAGAGAATATCAGCTGTAATGCAAGATACAGATAACATATTTGAAATAGATACTATGCAAGATATAATAAAAGAGGTAGAAAGTATAACAGGTAAAAAATATGTTTCTACAGATAAAGATGGTATGTCTTTCAGAGTAATAACAGATCACATAAGAGCGATGACATTCTTAGTATCAGATGGAGTAATTCCAAGTAATGAAGGTAGAGGTTATGTACTAAGAAGACTTATAAGAAGAGCTGCGAGACATGGTAAGTTATTAGGAATAAAAGGTCTTTTCTTAAATGAATTAGCTATAAAAGTTATAAATTCTTGGGGAGAAGCATATCCGGACTTAAAAGAAAGAGAAGCACAAATAAGAAAAATAATAAAAGTTGAAGAAGAGAAGTTTGAAGAAACAATAGATCAAGGTATAAATATACTAAATGAATATATAAAAGAGGTTAAAGCAAATAATAAAGATATTTTAGATGGACATCATGCATTTAAACTTTATGATACTTATGGTTTTCCATTAGATTTAACTAAAGAAATCTTAGAAGAATATAAATTAACAGTAGATGAAAATGAATTTAATATAGAGATGGAAAAGCAAAGACAAAGAGCAAGAAAAGCTAGAGAAGAAGGCGATAATCATTCTTGGAATACGGAGACTACTCTAAATATAGATAAAGATATAAAGACTATATTTGAAGGATATGAAAATCTTTCTTTAGACACTAAGATATCTGTAATAGTAAGTGATAAAGAATCTGAAAATGTATTAAAAGCTGGAGAACAGGGAATAGTGTTATTAGAAAGAACTCCTTTTTATGCTGAAGGTGGAGGACAAGCTGGGGACACAGGTACAATAACTACAAATAAAGTAAAAGCGGAAGTAGTCGATACTAAAAAAGGACAAGAAGGGCAAATCATTCATATCGTTAAAGTCATAGAAGGAACTTTAGAAGTTGGTCAAAAAGTTATAGCCGAAGTAGATGTCCTAAAAAGAGTAGATACTGCGAGAAATCACTCAGTAACTCATATTCTTCATCAAGCTCTTAAGGATGTGATAGGAGAACACGTAAATCAAGCAGGATCATTAGTATTAGCAGATAGAATGAGATTTGATTTTACTCATTTTGAAGGAGTAAGTAGAGAATCACTAGACAAAATAGAGGACATAGTTAATTCTAAAATATTAGAAGGATTATCTGTAGACATTGTAGAAACAACATTAGATGAGGCTAGAAATATGGGAGCGCAGGCATTATTTAATGAGAAGTATGGAGATAAAGTTAGATTAGTTAAAATAGGGGAATATAGTAAGGAACTTTGTGGTGGAACTCATATTAAAAATTCTAGTCAAATAGGATTATTTAAAATATTAAGTGAAGCAGGGATTGCATCAGGGGTAAGAAGAATAGAGGCAGTGACAGGCTTAAAAGCTTATGAATATGTAAAAGAACTAGAACAACAAATATATAAAGTTTCTGAGTTATTAAAGGGGAACAAAAAGGATATAATAAATAAAATACAAACTATGGTTGAAGAACATAAGTCGCTAGAAAAAGAAATAGGAAAGCTGAAGTCAGAGTTAACTCTATCTAAATTAGATGATATAATAAATAGTGCAATTAAAGTAGAGGGAATATCTGTTATATGTAAAAGGATAGATGACTTAAATGGGGATAGTTTAAGACAATTAGGAGATAAAATAAAAGATAAATTAGGATCTGTTTTAATAGTACTAGGATCATCAAAGGATGATAAAGTAAGCTTTATATCTATGGCTACTAAAGATCTTATAGGCAAAGGAATTCATGCTGGTAACATAATTAGAGAAGTAGCTAAGATCGCTGGTGGTGGCGGTGGTGGACGTCCTGATATGGCTCAAGCAGGAGGTAAACACGTTGAAAAAATAGATGAGGCACTTAGCGTAGTTAGTGATATTGTAAAAGCACAACTAAAATAA
- a CDS encoding IreB family regulatory phosphoprotein produces MNDINQTMRFNVDKEKEKKAEEIILTVYKALEEKGYNPINQMIGYILSGDPTYITSYNNARTIIRELERDEILEELIKKYLEK; encoded by the coding sequence ATGAATGATATAAATCAGACCATGAGATTTAACGTGGATAAAGAAAAGGAGAAAAAAGCAGAGGAAATAATATTAACAGTTTACAAAGCATTAGAGGAAAAAGGATATAATCCAATTAACCAAATGATAGGATATATCTTATCAGGTGACCCTACTTATATAACAAGTTATAACAATGCAAGAACAATAATAAGAGAATTAGAAAGAGATGAAATACTAGAAGAGCTGATAAAAAAGTATTTAGAAAAATAA